The genomic interval ATTtgctatttatttttacatgtttacatatttattacatataaatacaatataatttaaaataattaaacttcCATTGCCACACATTTCTATGTATTCTTCATTAAATTTTGGATAGTTTTGTAAGTTTCTATAaagcttatttttaaattctttagaaATTCTTATTAACTGCAATTTGAGAAGTTTTAAGCCGTTTATATAAACTCATTTCGGAAAATATAATTCAATTAGCACTTTCACTTTATTCTACCATAGGATTAAATAACTCAATtgagtttaaaaaattattatctcaatgcATGCTTCTTATTGtcctatccccccccccccccccaactggtaccatatttttatataatttattactaccactatgcacaatatgacataaaattatgaataaataaaataaataagtttttcagaaaattaaaaacatatattatgaaaatatccAGCATATGATTTCAAGTGCTAAGTTAGGAAGTAAATTATAAcaaaatttaaatgatatttaaggGATCAATGGAACAACTGAATCTTCAGTTTCAAAACTTGAAGTGGAATACAATTTTAGACAAGTTGACTAATTTGAAGAGTACAAAAGATCATAAAGCAAAAGTTATACGGACAGCTATTATCTATAATATATGAAAAGTGATGAATTTGGTTGTAATTGAAGGAGACACTAAAAATATGAAACATAAGATCAAACAAGCTATTCAAGAAACAAAAATTCATTAGAAATGTAATTCTTACAGTATGTAATTCATACATATAAAATATGACAATcacatgttatatatatacatcaagaataagattattttttattacataataatatatttattattatcatttaataaaaacattttaatgtaagttaaaataataagaacataattatcaattaaaattttaattaaaaatatttttaattttagtgtAAAAAAGATTAGAAACtaatcatatattttaacatattaattattgatgcaatataatttaattttaaaattaagaaaaaaatcatctattaattaTTGGATCTAAAATTATCAATATAGCATCTCATGATTGTTGAACTATATGCATTGGATCTAAAATTATCAATATATCATCTCatgattgttatatatatatatatatatatatatatatatatatatatatatatatatatataaatttccaaTACACTTATAATAAAAATTgcaatagaaaaattaaatggaaaacaaaacaaaatataatacatACCTCAAATTTGGGAGTTTGAAATAAAAACCTTCAATCAATGAATTGAAGGTAATTTAGACTAAATACTGCACACTAacaaatcaaccaatcaatcaaacaatatgtATTTTCAATTCAAAAAAATAATGAGCTTAAGGTTTCAAAGACCTAACCCCATCTCCCCCTTTTATAATATTCCTCCTCAAGCAACTCGTGCTAGCAACGTTCACGAGCAGCAACGTTAACCCTTCGCCAACGGTAACCTGCAGTGTCTGGTCTCTACTCTCTACTGCACTGGTGTTGGCTACTCTGCAATGCAAAAGTTAATTGAAGGAGGAAGGGGCAAAAGAATGGGCGAAGCAAATCTCGTAGGACCAActtgcgagatttgccacgcgtcagctCATATAATTTCTGTGCAGCAAATCTCATAGCTTGGTTTTATGAGATTTGCTCAACCCTgtgccacgcgtcaccttcccgCTCGCTGGAGCtttaaatctcgcaacttggtGCTGCAAGATTTGCTTAGCCCCGTGTCACCTTCCCACTCGCTGGagttttaaatctcgcagcaccaagttacgagattacgtgagcattagtttggaAAAAAACTCCATGACTGCCGCTTGTATGATATGATTTCTactaattattaatttttataaaaaatttaaacggCCTCTACGACGTGTCAGTAGCAGAGCGCGCTGGGTGCTAGAACTTGAAAGTAACCGCCTCTTCAAATTTAAGcgctctctccctctcctctcttcttctctctctctctctctctctctctctctctccgtgtTAAAGAAATGGCTTCCATCACTCGCGCTCGGCCCCTGCGATCTCCCGCTATtttcgcctctctctctctctctctctctctctctctctctctctctctctctcctgttggTGTTGGCCATACAGGCATCGTCGTCTCAAGCTCTCTCGTTTTCTCCATCTGCTTTTCTTCGTGTCTCGCCTCCTCTCTCTCTGATCTTCATGAATCCCTTCGCTTCTTCAGGTATTCCTCGCCATTCTTATGAAGAAATTTAATTTCGCGCAATATGATTCCAGGGTTGCGATCTTCACATGTTTCTTTAAAAGAACAGAAATTCGACTTTTAATTAATGATTGTGGTGTCATTTAACTTTTTGTTATCTGTCTAGATGGGTGTGTTGTAATGAGCATTTTGGGAATTTTGAGGAGTCCTGATTCTATCTCTCTGTTCTTGTCACTTCTTTTGATTGCTTGGTTGGTTCGTTTCATTTATCCCTGTATTTCAGTGTGGTGTttgatagtttttttttaaaatagtgaATTAAAACCTCTTATAATCAAACTCTGGCATCTTGTTATTGAATTTACTCCTTCCAAAATCAATCCGAGGCCTTTAGGCCTTTAGAAAAATATTGTAGGCCTAAATGAAAACAGGGAGTCCCAACTAGGATTTTAACATGACCTCAGAGTTTAGAACACCAAAGATTTCTAGTCCTGCATGTTGTAAATATCACAGATAGTCTTCTTTGATACTCTGTCCTTGTCCATGACCAAGCTCGAATGCTAGAGTCAATGGGTTTCATTCAAAAAGGGAAATAAAAATGGAGATTCATAGTATGGCAATGATAATCACTTTACTTTGATCATGCTTCACGTGTTACAAAATGGCTGGGCATGGTTGAGTacctcaaagaaagatgatcccCCTACTCAGTTTTGTTTTACTTTTGCTGTTAAGCAAGAAAAACCACCTGATCAGAACCATTAATATCCAAGCAATGGATGATTGTGCTGGTCTTACTAACAATCAGTGAAAAGGCTTGACAACTTTTCATCTGGACTGGAAAGAACCCATTTTATTACACCTGAACCATGTACTCTACTGCCTGTTCTACAAGTCTCTTTGAAACAAATGTTTCCAGAACACATATTTCCTAACTGAATACTGCTTGGAATTCTGGAATGCTCATGAGAAAAGATTGTCTGTAGTCAGAAGTGATGGGTCATCACTAATCCAAACGTTTCGTCTGGGCTAACAACATTAAGCCATAGCACTCTTCCTATGTCTAGCCTGCACACTTCCATATGAGTCCTGCATGTTGAATGGTGTATTTGAAGGGGATAAATAGCTTCAATGAGAATTAGAAATGGGACATCCTGACCTATAGCTCTGGTACCATGTTAAGTGATCACTAAGCTCAAAAGCTTAAGgagttaggttgtgggccaacaatgtccATCAAGTCCTTAACTGCTCACCTCTCTCCACTTTGAACTTGCTGAAAATTGCTCATTTCTGAGATTCCTTACTGCAAACCATGTCTGTGGTTGCCCACCACCTTGGCACAGAAAGATTAAGCAATGACTATATCTTTCGGTGTCTTTAAATGCCAAAAAATGTTTCCTTTCCACGTCAAAATTTAAGGACTATACAATTTCTATTATAACCTACCAACTATAGCGGAAGGGAGTATATTGCAGTATGTAGAAACAACACATTATAAGTGGGATTTAGTTCCATGCTTCAGTGGATTTAGTTCCATGCTTCAAAAAAGACTTGTTTtcccacagagagagagagagagagagatttatttcAACTGGTAGATTAAATTCCTGCGGATAATATCCTTACCTACTGATGTCAAACAGCAAtttttctaagattgatctttaACCCCCCAAAACtgcctcaatttttttttccttaaaagaAAGCAGTACTGTTGTGCTTCAATTGATCATGAGATGATCTAAAATGTTGAAGGATGTCATTATCAACTCAGGAATGAAAGATCTATAGATTTCCATCATCTTCTATTGAGttgcttttaatttattttaattgtattttgaCCACAAAAATATGTACAAGCTTTGCTTATGGATAGGAATAGGAAGTGAGGTGCAGTGTCCTgttgattaatatttatatttttaaaaaaaaattagtgaaaaTTTTTTTCATGcacaaaataaattataaatttataatatgaATGGCTGTAGCTTGCTCCCTGTCTTCTTTGTTGCCCTCGCAAGAGATTgggttacatttttttttttttttttaaactttaagcACCCATTTGTAAAACGCATTGCATCAAGATCCTGAATTTCTTGAACAAAAAACAGGAGACAAAAGATAGGAATGGGTTATGGAGCAGGTTTGCTGTTTACGCATATTACATTATTTGCTAAGTTCTGTTAAATAAACAAATGTAGATTTCATAAACATACTCACTATGCATTTAAGCCTAATTGGAACTTAGCTATTGAGATTTTAAAGTCACGCTTGATAAAGAAAGTAGATTTCActaggtttatattttttttaggtATTTCACTGTGCTCAGCTGCAGATTAATTTTGCTTggaaatattatatcatctagaGAATCACAGTCAAAGGTTGAAGTTCAATTTGACATCAAGGATCAGTGAGACAGTTCAATCTGAATCCCCTTCCCCCCACCCTGaccaaaagggggaaaaaaacaCTCTTTTTATGCACCATGTAATGGACCTAATTTTCTAACCTGGACAGGCCAAAAATGTGTAAGAGCGCATGCTTGTATTCTGATGGAATTAGCACATGATGGATGAGATCCAGTAATACTTGAGACCTATCCTTCAGGAAATAGTGTTTTGAAGGTTTTCATATGGTGCCAATgcttattttgttttattttatatattttacatattaACAAAACTGGGTAGTTTCTGTTATTCTAGAAAAAAGTTTTGGTTTGGATGTCATTCCTTTTAGGTCTTGTTAGTGTATTTCCTCTTTTATGTTCaactattttcaaaattttgagcaTTCTAGAGGCTGTGTATAAAGAGCATACTGATCAGTCTAATAACTTGAACGTTTAAAGTGTTGCACGTTATTGACTGCTGggatattttttccttttttccttttttccctgGCCAAATTTTAAAGGAGAAGGGCACTTCTTTATGTCCATGGTCTTATGGAAAGTCCAACTTCACAAATTTTAAATGAATGTGTTTCATTAGGGTCATAAATAGAAACTGGCTAGCATAAAAAGAATGTCCATTATTTAGCCTGAATATGAATCtgtatatatgtttgtgtgtCCATCAATATAATttagaggtgggggggggggggggggtagatAAAGTGTTCATTGGGAGAGAGGAAGAGGGTGATGCAGTGTCCATTCAATTGCAGTGTTCCTCCAAGTACATGTACTTGCGTGTGTGTTTGTGTATGGTTGTGCAAATGGTTAGAATCTGATCCTTTTTCCTTTCTTGATGTTCCAGTGAAGAGCAAGCTTTGGATCAGTTGAATCAGTGGCGGGTCTATGTAATAGTTTTGCACAGCTGCATTTATGTTACATGTTATTTGGGAAACTCAGTTAGGGAGGCAAAGAGACAGCTTCAGAATATGagcctttttgtttttttatgagtGAAGTTGGGATACGGCATTGGTCACTTCTGGCGGACTATTTTATTTCATGTGAAGCAAGAAGAATTGTGGAATTGTTTTTATTTTGATTGGTTGGTGCTCAGGCTTTGTGTTTTAAATCTCTTCTTTGTGCTGAAATATAAGTTGTGGCTTCTTCCAAAACAAAAATTAATATTTCagaattttaataattttaattataaaaatacacGTGGGTGGCCCTCATTTGTTTACATCTTGACATAATAAATTAAACTAATGCCCACATTAAAATTCACTTGTTGTCTGCCTCTCACCCCTTTAAAATATGCTCTGAGTTAGTTTTAActcttctttaatttttattaatcaaaGGTTTACATACTGTAAATAGATTTCCTAATCAAAGTTTAGTACTCTTACTTCATGGCTTATCTTCTGTTTGGATTACTTAGGGCACACAAGAAAGCACTTTTTTCCTTTTGAATTCCAAATACTCAAGATCTTATTCTGCATCTATATTATTAATTTGAAATTTAGcatgtaattattttattttatttattttttacgaAAAATGGAGTTCAAATTTTTCATGAAAGGAAATAGAACATAATGGACTTAGCACTTCCTTATTCATCCATGGATAAAAAAGGTATATCCTCATAAAAATAATGTTTTGGCATGCCTGAAATGTGAACTAAGAAGACAAAAATTATCTAATTATTTGTGTTGCCAACCTTTTTCTTACCAAATAATAACCTTGcctttatacacaaatattttatcctGTTCGTGCAATGAGATGAAGTTTTGGCTTCATTCAAGTTTCTTTTTATAATCTGATGTTAGTTTTTGATTGTTTAAACCTATGGAATTATTTTCAGTCAGAAAGGGATGCATTAAGGATTGGGTCCTTGCCTATTTCCGAGTTGTTAATGGACAGTGACTCTTACTTTCCCCCAGTAAGCCCAAGGGGTGGAGTTGGGGTTTTTGGGGAAACTATGTTTTTGCATGGAGAACTGGATTTGCGGATATTAGAAGCGAAGTCTCTTCCAAATATGGATTTAGCATCAGAAAGAATGAGAAGATGTTTTACTATGTTCGGGCCCTGCACATCTCCCTTCGGAAAGAAACATAGAAATAAACATTCGGGTGGGCATTCTATTATTACCAGTGACCCTTATGTGTCTGTTTGCCTGGCAGGGGCTACTGTAGCTCAAACTAGAGTAATTGCTAATTCTGAGAACCCTCTGTGGGATGAGCACTTCTCTGTGCTTGTTGCTCACCCTGTTGCAAAAGTGGAGTTTCAGGTTAAGGATAATGATGTTCTTGGGGCTCAACTTATTGGAGTGGTGGAGATTTCTGTAGAGAAAATAATCTCAGGAAACACAATTAATGGTTGGTTCCCTATTGTTGGTTCTTATGGGAGTCCCTTGAAACCATATCCTGAGCTGCATCTTTCTATTCAGTTCAGGTCAGTTGGAGAAAACCCCATGTACAAGGATGGTGTTGGTGCTGATCCAGACAATTTAGGAGTGCCTAAGACATATTTTCCACTCCGAAAAGGAGGGAATGTGACACTTTATCAGGATGCTCATGTTCCAGATGCAACGCTACCTGAAATTTTACTTGATGATGGAAAAGTTTTTCAGCATGGTAAATGTTGGGAAGACATTTGCCATGCCATTTTAGAAGCTCACCACCTGATATACATTATTGGTTGGTCCATATACCACCCTGTAAAGCTTGTGCGAGAGCCAACGAAGCCATTACCTGCTGGAGGAGACCTTTCTTTGGGAGATTTGTTGAAGTACAAGTCACAAGAAGGGGCTCGTGTGATTCTTCTGATTTGGGATGATAAAACTTCACATGACAAATTTCTTTTGAAAACGGTAACACTTGTTATGCATTTGCATGCCCATGAAAATTATCTTacttaataaacaaatatatttgGTTAGACCATTAGATGCTGAAAGTTGTGTTTGGTGTTGATGAACAACTTATTTTGTGTCATTGTGTACATGAATAATCATTTCTATGCTCCATTGTGGTAGATAAATGGAGAGGACGACTTTCAATCTTGAATTACATTTGGGTATATGTGTGTGCTCAATAATTAATTATGGACTTTGAATGCAGGAAGGCGTCATGCAGACACATGATGAAGAAACTAAAAAATTTTTCAGGCACTCGAGCGTCCATTGTGTTCTCTCTCCTCGTTATGCCAGCAATAAGCTTAGTATTTTCAAACAACAGGTGTGGAATGTTATCCCCCTATTTGGAGAACAAAATCAAGTGGTGTTATAAAAGCTATTGCGCATCGATAGATTGCTTAGGATAAGATCCTTACCATCATTGGCCACTTGTTTTCCGTTGCTGCTATTATTTATTCTTTTAAGTTAGAAAAGTTAGTGAGAAACCCATTTATTGTGTTGTACTCTTTTAACTATATTCTTATTTACTGATCTGAATTAACCTTCTAGTCCAGGTAGTGGGAACCCTTTTTACACATCATCAGAAGTGCGTACTTCTTGATAGTCAAGCTAATGGGAATAACCGAAAGATAACTGCTTTTATTGGTGGCCTGGATTTATGTGATGGCAGATATGATACTCCGGAGCACAGGCTCTTTAGTCATCTTGAGAGtgtctttgaaaatgattttcataATCCGACATTTAATGTAAGTGGTTATTACTTATTATACATCTCTAGTACTTGCATGTAAGGCTGCTTTTTATACGTCGTTGCATAATTACTTCAAGCTAGATTGTTTCTGGAATTTTTTTTGTGAACCCTGGTCACTCCATGGCCTTATGTGGGAATTTATAACATATTTGGCACTGTTAGTATGACATAACTTCGTCAAAAATGAAGCTTGTTTGCAACCCTTGTCGTACTTTGTGTTTATAATGTTCTTTTTGATTCTTAGGGATGGCAGGATAAATTATTTCTTCTTgtcagaatttttgaatttgggCTTGTGAATATACTGAAGTTGCTTCATGTATCATCTCCTCTCTTTTCTTGGGGTATTGGATGTAATTGGCATGTTTAAATGTGCCTGTTTATCGTTTTGATGCTACTGACATAGCATACATCAGGTTGCATttgttttttatattattttagatTACTTCATGATGGCCAATATTTGCAGACAATCTTATTATATGCTTGGTATCTAGGACTGGAACAGAATCTAATGCCATTTGATTTCTGCGTGTTTTTCATTCTTCTGCCCCCCCCTCATTCTGCTTCTTAAACCGAATGTGCTGTCAATTTTCAGTATGAtgataaatattttcaaaatgtcCCTTAAAAATGTTGTACTGAAAATTTGTATTCCCACTAATATGTATAGTCCCATGGCCGTGGCCCGAGACAACCATGGCATGATCTGCACTGTAAAATTGAAGGTCCTGCTGCCTATGATATATTGATAAATTTTGAACAAAGATGGAGAAAAGCCACAAAATGGCGTGATTTCAGGCTTAAAAAGGTTGCACATTGGCATGATGATGCTTTAATAAAGCTAGACCGCATTTCATGGATACTTACTCCCTCATCACGTGTTGGTGGGGATCATATTGTACGTGTTGTTGAGGAAGAAGATCCTGAGAACTGGCATGTGCAGGTGTGCCTCCTTTGGGAGGGTAGCTTTTCTTGAGAGTATTCTTTACCACATATTACATTATGTAGAAAGTTTTGAAATAGATTCTAACCCATATGTACTTTTTAGGTATTCCGGTCAATTGATTCTGGATCTGTTAAGGGTTTCCCGAAGGTTGTTCAGGAAGCTGTAGCTCAGGTAAGAACAAGACTGATGCAATGCCTTGTAATGCTTGTGGTATTCTATGGTGTTATAGTTAATTTTTCCAGCTTTTTAATGAAACTATATGCTGGTTGGTGTTTTGATGTGAGACTATGTGAGTGAAATTGTTCCTATAATTCCTCTTGCAGCATCTTATATGTGGGAAAAACTTGAAGATAGACAAGAGCATACATGCTGCATATGTGAAAGCAATAAGATCAGcccaacattttata from Malania oleifera isolate guangnan ecotype guangnan chromosome 9, ASM2987363v1, whole genome shotgun sequence carries:
- the LOC131164141 gene encoding phospholipase D delta-like isoform X1; the protein is MDSDSYFPPVSPRGGVGVFGETMFLHGELDLRILEAKSLPNMDLASERMRRCFTMFGPCTSPFGKKHRNKHSGGHSIITSDPYVSVCLAGATVAQTRVIANSENPLWDEHFSVLVAHPVAKVEFQVKDNDVLGAQLIGVVEISVEKIISGNTINGWFPIVGSYGSPLKPYPELHLSIQFRSVGENPMYKDGVGADPDNLGVPKTYFPLRKGGNVTLYQDAHVPDATLPEILLDDGKVFQHGKCWEDICHAILEAHHLIYIIGWSIYHPVKLVREPTKPLPAGGDLSLGDLLKYKSQEGARVILLIWDDKTSHDKFLLKTEGVMQTHDEETKKFFRHSSVHCVLSPRYASNKLSIFKQQVVGTLFTHHQKCVLLDSQANGNNRKITAFIGGLDLCDGRYDTPEHRLFSHLESVFENDFHNPTFNSHGRGPRQPWHDLHCKIEGPAAYDILINFEQRWRKATKWRDFRLKKVAHWHDDALIKLDRISWILTPSSRVGGDHIVRVVEEEDPENWHVQVFRSIDSGSVKGFPKVVQEAVAQHLICGKNLKIDKSIHAAYVKAIRSAQHFIYIENQYFVGSSYYWPSYKNAGADNLVPMELALKIASKISTNERFSVYIVIPMWPEGVPTSAAVQEILFWQGQTMAMMYHIIGEALENAGLSKEFHPQDYLNFYCLGKREASSPENSSQTNQSSENRALGLAQKFRRFMIYVHAKGMIVDDEYVIMGSANINQRSLDGSRDTEIAMGAYQPKYTWTGKKSHPHGQVYGYRMSLWAEHLGFLEDSFREPQTLECIEHVNKIAKCNWKTYVAEGNKEMRGHLMSYPIKVSRDGKVSPLPGHEYFPDVGGKVLGASTNLPDALTT
- the LOC131164141 gene encoding phospholipase D delta-like isoform X2 — its product is MLVFDCLNLWNYFQSERDALRIGSLPISELLMDSDSYFPPVSPRGGVGVFGETMFLHGELDLRILEAKSLPNMDLASERMRRCFTMFGPCTSPFGKKHRNKHSGGHSIITSDPYVSVCLAGATVAQTRVIANSENPLWDEHFSVLVAHPVAKVEFQVKDNDVLGAQLIGVVEISVEKIISGNTINGWFPIVGSYGSPLKPYPELHLSIQFRSVGENPMYKDGVGADPDNLGVPKTYFPLRKGGNVTLYQDAHVPDATLPEILLDDGKVFQHGKCWEDICHAILEAHHLIYIIGWSIYHPVKLVREPTKPLPAGGDLSLGDLLKYKSQEGARVILLIWDDKTSHDKFLLKTEGVMQTHDEETKKFFRHSSVHCVLSPRYASNKLSIFKQQVVGTLFTHHQKCVLLDSQANGNNRKITAFIGGLDLCDGRYDTPEHRLFSHLESVFENDFHNPTFNSHGRGPRQPWHDLHCKIEGPAAYDILINFEQRWRKATKWRDFRLKKVAHWHDDALIKLDRISWILTPSSRVGGDHIVRVVEEEDPENWHVQVFRSIDSGSVKGFPKVVQEAVAQHLICGKNLKIDKSIHAAYVKAIRSAQHFIYIENQYFVGSSYYWPSYKNAGADNLVPMELALKIASKISTNERFSVYIVIPMWPEGVPTSAAVQEILFWQGQTMAMMYHIIGEALENAGLSKEFHPQDYLNFYCLGKREASSPENSSQTNQSSENRALGLAQKFRRFMIYVHAKGMIVDDEYVIMGSANINQRSLDGSRDTEIAMGAYQPKYTWTGKKSHPHGQVYGYRMSLWAEHLGFLEDSFREPQTLECIEHVNKIAKCNWKTYVAEGNKEMRGHLMSYPIKVSRDGKVSPLPGHEYFPDVGGKVLGASTNLPDALTT